The following proteins are co-located in the Pontiella desulfatans genome:
- a CDS encoding MotA/TolQ/ExbB proton channel family protein: MAKKNVSPIMTWTFWSILVLAAFLLITWDHFVEAFTLDSSKITWLIMGFFIYGFGSSFFVALYLQSEFKALLAMDDAQHIGDANSSDVAAMFDSAMERIRRSERIEVRTLVSAYGAKIKARVDNIHVVASMLITIGLLGTVVGLIMTVNGLDQVLQSNSADFATMKMGLTDTVSGMGTAFYTTFIGALLGGVVLKVLGSEMRKSGLKLVADTLAFSELFISPQFARKASESLVEMEARISTLGEQLGKLGTSLGSTIETLDSKQATLAEGLGNLVETVDKTSRQANERTEALVATVASSIEETSRRADERLSTITTALAESSANNAESTHALITAIAESVEGTSRRADERLGTISTTVGGAIEQSARHAAEQLETIVGSVQENLAASTGRMAGQVKELVEASKSTVEETSRLADERATATAERIGAMVDTANQQADERIKLLAETVGKNADEANRLADERLQSLLSSIRATHEEADKQMAGFVENVEKAVEKTRQDAEQRLNAKAADLANKLNEAATMLSGLVAATAEEPKEAKGE, from the coding sequence ATGGCGAAGAAGAACGTTTCCCCGATCATGACGTGGACTTTCTGGAGCATCCTGGTGCTCGCGGCTTTCCTGCTGATTACCTGGGATCACTTTGTTGAGGCATTCACGCTGGACTCGAGCAAGATCACATGGCTGATCATGGGCTTCTTCATCTATGGTTTCGGCTCCTCCTTCTTTGTGGCGCTCTATCTCCAGTCGGAATTCAAGGCCCTGCTGGCGATGGACGATGCGCAGCACATTGGCGATGCCAATTCATCCGATGTCGCCGCCATGTTCGATTCCGCCATGGAGCGCATCCGCCGCAGCGAGCGCATCGAGGTGCGCACCCTGGTTTCGGCCTATGGCGCCAAGATCAAGGCCAGGGTCGACAACATCCATGTGGTGGCCAGCATGCTCATCACCATCGGCCTGCTCGGCACCGTGGTTGGGTTGATCATGACCGTCAACGGCCTCGACCAGGTGCTGCAATCCAATAGTGCCGATTTCGCCACCATGAAGATGGGGCTAACCGATACGGTTTCCGGCATGGGCACCGCCTTCTACACCACCTTCATCGGCGCCCTGCTCGGCGGCGTGGTCTTGAAGGTGCTCGGTTCCGAAATGCGCAAGTCGGGCCTGAAACTCGTGGCCGACACCCTCGCGTTCAGCGAACTGTTCATTTCCCCGCAATTTGCCAGGAAGGCCTCGGAATCGCTGGTTGAAATGGAGGCGCGCATCTCCACCCTCGGCGAACAGCTGGGCAAACTGGGAACCAGCCTCGGCAGCACCATCGAAACGCTCGATTCCAAGCAGGCCACCCTGGCCGAGGGGCTGGGCAATCTGGTTGAGACGGTCGACAAGACCAGCCGGCAGGCCAACGAAAGAACCGAGGCCCTCGTGGCCACCGTGGCCAGCTCCATCGAAGAGACCTCCCGCCGGGCCGACGAACGCCTCTCCACCATCACCACCGCCCTCGCGGAATCCAGCGCGAACAACGCCGAGAGCACCCATGCCCTGATCACCGCCATCGCAGAATCCGTCGAAGGCACATCGCGCCGCGCCGACGAGCGGCTCGGCACCATCTCCACCACGGTCGGCGGCGCGATCGAGCAGAGCGCGCGCCACGCCGCCGAACAGCTGGAAACCATCGTCGGCTCCGTCCAGGAAAACTTGGCCGCCTCCACCGGCCGGATGGCCGGGCAAGTCAAGGAGCTGGTCGAGGCCAGCAAAAGCACGGTCGAGGAAACCAGCCGGCTCGCCGACGAACGCGCCACCGCTACCGCCGAGCGCATCGGCGCGATGGTCGATACGGCAAACCAGCAGGCCGACGAGCGGATCAAACTGCTCGCGGAAACCGTTGGAAAGAACGCCGACGAAGCCAACCGGCTTGCCGACGAACGCCTCCAATCACTATTGAGCTCCATCCGCGCCACTCACGAGGAGGCCGACAAACAAATGGCGGGCTTCGTGGAGAACGTCGAAAAAGCGGTCGAAAAAACCCGGCAAGATGCCGAGCAGCGCCTCAATGCCAAGGCCGCCGATCTGGCCAACAAGTTGAACGAAGCCGCAACCATGCTCTCCGGACTGGTGGCCGCCACCGCGGAAGAGCCCAAGGAAGCCAAAGGGGAATAG